GACAAGATGAGAGCTGCTGTTCACCTCTAGGCTGTCTGTCAATTCAGCTGGCTTATACTATTACAGAAGGTCAGGGGACGACACCATGGTTACAGTGAAATTGCTATGGCTGACCATAATCACCTTAGCAACAAATCTGGAATACATTTCCACATGTCCAGAACAATGTCTGTGCCAGAACACCAATCTAACGAGTCATGTGACCTGTGCCAATCAATCCTTAGAACTTATTCCGGAGAATATACCAACCACAGTTACAAGCCTTGATCTCCACGGCAACAATATATCTAGTCTTACTGATGTCTTTCAAAATCTCATGCAAGTGCAAAAAATTGATCTAAGCtttaataacataaaaacattcCAGCCTACAGTTTTTAAAAGGAACTCACACTTGGAACATCTTAATTTAGCAGGAAACCAATTATCTTCCATTGAAGACAAATCTTTTCAATATCTGTCCCAGATAAGAAGTCTAAACCTTGCAAATAACTCAATTACATCCTTAAATGGTGCAATATTTTATGGTTTATTCAATTTGGAGGACTTACAACTAGAAGGAAATCAGATTTCCGATGTTTCAAGTGATGTTCTATTATTTGCCGACACACTGATTCGTCTAGATCTCAGTAACAATAACATCAGGGATTTACCTCACAACGTCTTTGTCAACGTATCAGCTTTACAAGAAATTGAACTACAAAATAACTTACTTACTAGCATTAACGGACAAATTCTATTCGGTGAAAAGTCTGCTGTTCGGAGTTTGAATTTTTCACACAATGCAATTCATGAATTGTCAAACCTAACGATACCAAAtctaaatgaccttgacctaagtTGGAATAACTTAACTAATTTAAGTGCCGAGTATTTTGAACATCTTGAAAATTTGACATCTTTAGTTTTAGACGGCAATCCTATTAGAAGTATTGACACGGCAGTCTTTGAAAAACTTGCGAATTTACGAGACCTCTCCATGTCAAATATGCCTAATCTTTTCTATTTGTCAAAGTCGACATTTCTCGGACTAGAAATGTTAAAGGTGTTGAAACTTTGCTATAATCCCAATCTGTCTTTCATACATAAACAATTGTTTATACCCTTACAGTCGGTCAGCATTATGGATATGAGCTATAACCGTATATCTTCTCTTCATAATGAAACAGTATTTGGAAATTCACAACTGTCTAGTCTGGATTTAACGGGAAATAACTTGACTTGTGACTGTGCAATAGAATGGCTGATTTTGAACTGCCAATCAAATGATAGTGTAATTGTAAATTCTGATCAAATGAAATGTGTTCATCAGTCTTCTGGACAGGACGTATCAATTATGGATATAAATTTAGACCAACTTCATTGTAGCGAAGTAAAAATTGTTAACCATACAATGGACAGTGCTTTCAGAATTGGGAAACCTGCAATACTAAGATGTGAAGCCATAAGCAATCCTACACCAGAAATAACATGGATAACCCCACGTAAACGTGTCCTTTCGTTTCATAATTTTCATGAACTTTCAACAACTGATTACCTCCATTTGGAAGAGCAGGTATTACAGATGGCCTCCAAAGATCCTGACCGATCATATTACTCGGAGAGTGAATCTAGACCAGACAGGATAAAAATTCTAGCTGACGGATCACTATATATAGAGTTTGTAATGCGAAGTGATGGAGGACCATATAAATGTATTGCCAAAAATCCTCAGAACTCTACAGAAATTGTGATAAATGTAACGCTGGATTACTCAGTGATAAATGGGGTAAAAATCTGGAGTTTTATAGTGGGTTTTTCCTGTGCTGGTGGATTCTTTCTGTTAAATTTGACTTACTCTTTAACATTAGCTGCTGTACGACGTTGTGTCAGTCAGCGGCGAAGGGAACGTATTCGACAGATCATGGAAAACATGGACCAGTACAAGACAGCACATCTGGCGAGAATAAAGGAGAACTATAATCATCAGGTTGGAAGAATCCGAGACCAGTATAATTACCAACTTGGTCGTCTGCGCGAGCATCACCAAAATCAAGTGGGAAGAATGGGACGTATGCGAGAGGGTGCTtctcaaaaagttgaaaaattgaAAGATAATTATAACAATCAATTAGGCAAGCTGAAGGATTACAGTTCCAGTCAATTACTGCAACTGAGAGAAAAATATAACAGTCAGGTAGATAAAATGAAAGACTATGGAAATGACAAATTAGAgaaaatccatgaaaaatataaacTCAAGCAACAGCATGTGATAAAACTGATTGAAATGATGAATCTTGACAGCTGTCGGACAGTTTTTGAAAGTGAGTGCGTACGAACCGAGTCAATGATATTGCATTCAGGCATGTTTCCCCCTGACGTCCCTTTACATAGTCCTTCTGGTTCATTTAGTACAAGTGATTCTGAATACGTAACTGCAACAAGTTCAGAATCATCAAAGTATTCGAGTAAGGAAAATATCAATCAAGGTGAAAGCGAAAAAAGTGAAACAGAAAGTAGTCGTGCGTGTCCAATGAATCCCTATCTACCTGAACATGATGATAACCATGAAGCAAGCCTGTTGCAATTAATGGATTCTAACGCTGACAGCGCCTCTGGTGAAAATGATCAAGGTGCTTCATGTACATCTCAGTCAATAAAAGATAAGCCAAAACACAGAAAACGGCGACATAAACCTCGAAGACAGCATAAGATCATTGATCCTACAGAAGCAGAAATGCTATATAAATATTGCTCTGATAATGAAAGAAATGAGGCTATAGACTGTGACACAAAAGGGGTAGATGAACTCAAAACAAATGAGGCTAAAGATAATGACACAAAAGAAGCCAAAGAAGGTGAACCAGTCTGGCATACAGGTGCACGGACTGTGTATGGTGCACACACAAATGATGACTTAAACAATTCAGGTGCACATTCCCTTGCTAGACCTTCGGACCCAGGTCCAAGTGGGTCAAGAAGAAGCAGAAAACACAAAAAAGGATCTAAAGTTGAAAGAACTAGTCATACTGATGGTCTAGAGGTTACAAAACAAGATGATGTTAGTATTGATAtagacaatgatgatgatgaagtaTTTTATGACTGGACAATAAAGGAATCAGTTGTATGATAACCAAACTTCTTAAACTGATGCTATCAGCCTGGGGTTGTTGGAAAAGGGCCATATCGAGTGAATTTTTTAAatcttagcctgctgcaggcgaatttaacagcctttgcaaacagcttggaaccagatcagacacCGATTAAATCGACgactgatcaggttccaagctgtttgctactctgacaatatttcttccaattttggagcaaattgaatgatctttacaattttagcagacgacatttccagcagacgaaaatttatctagcatgctaaaggttaaatcagGTTTTTGCCGATTTGAAAAAATACAGACTTCTCCTGAATGCCAAATCATcttttataaaagtatttttactttatttataaaaaaaaaagcccaaatttttaacaaaaaaaagataCCATGGCTTCAAGATGGTCTTGTTACACCAGCCTGAGTTCACAAATATAGTACAGACAGAACTGAATTTTACATTTTAGCTCAAGTTGAATGTTTATACTAAGTCTTATAAGTGAATGTTTTTCAATTCTCAAAGATTCTGCAAGTCAGCTTCACATCTAGAACTATTTACtgcaataataacaaaataatcatCTTGTGTTAAGAAAAAGTTGTTACTAATTAATAACCTTTTACAGAATTCTTATCattatttatatgttttcctTTAGAGCTGATCGTATTAACCGATAAATTTTATCATTCAGTTTTCATAATAAAACGCTCtaaataaaacatacagaaaCATAAAACTTGAAAGCAGATTGCCCtacctgtattttatcatttcaaattcATGgtttcagtttttttgtttttctttcaaaacaagatGCGTAATCAACTTCTCTCATATTCAAAACACTCATTATTTTTAATGGTCTAACACATTATCTTAATGGTCTAAATTCCACTTGGAATCCTTCTATTCTAACTGAACTTAGGGAGATGATACAGGCTTCCAAGAACTGCAGCGGCAGctgaagcaaaacaaaacaaaaaaaccacCCCGAACATCAAAGCATTATTAACATCTGTAAATATCTATCCTCTTCCATGTAAAATCTATGTAATTGTTGAAGTTCCTTACATTGTTTCAACTCATCCTGTAAATCTAATGGGAATTcacttaaataatttattaacttagtctcataatattttcataaggaattttgaataaatttccaATCCTTCACCTACAACACAAATTAATTATGTATGCACTAACTTTTAActaaaatcacattttacagaactGAACTTTCTAACAAAGAACTCTAATAGTCATTTTCAGACCAAAAAATGAGGCCTGCTCCATCAGTAATTTTGAAGTCAACATTTAGCCAACATAAATTTAATCaagaaaatatttgtatttcaatcATATTCAGTCGTATCTTTCTTCCTCTTAATTTTTGCTTCCATCACATCAAAAATGTTTGTTACTATGCACTGTATTTTACACTGGTGTCCTTTCTAACTTACtttgacataattttgtttaaaacattttgtatggtGACACTATGTAAGAGTATTGTCATTGTTACAGGCattataaagataaatataaaaaaataatttctatgtcTAATAGTATACTCATTGATGACCAAAACTATATTTagttgataaatataaagaatgaatgAAAACACTTTAAGGCTGTATAACTTAGAGAACAGTGAATATTTTTAGTACAAGTATTCCAGTAAGGATAattataaagcactgttttgtttaaaggtccaatactaaggaaagtgaacattttaatttcttttaaaaagcacagaaactatttcattttattggaaaatgaaagttggtatgtagaaatttaaaatatatagcagtatatgtacaattatttttctatgaagtatgaagaaagttaaaaagacctggggggtcattctgtcgattcattgaaatttcaacataatacacatacatttcctTGAgatccaaagaccttctgtaaattttgacctgccaatcttcattatttagtgtcttgcagaagtctatgcactggctatgaaaaaaattgccaactcactttctcttagtaatggacctttaagtgtTCTTTGTTACTTGAGGATATAGAATTACTGAATATTTTAGTACAAGTGTTCTTTAATGTTAACTGCGGACTACAGAATATTTTAGTAAATGTTCTTTATTATTCAGAGAATaccaaatattttaatacaagtGTTCCTCGTTGATTGGAGAACATTGGATATTTTAGTACGAGTGTTCTTTGTTACTCAgaaaatatagaatattttacTAGGAATGTTCTTTGTTATTTAGGGAATACTTTGAATATCAGCACTCTTGTATATATTGTTCTTTGTTGCTTTGAGAATACCAAATATTTTAATAGGAGTATTCTTTGTTACTAAAAGCATACTGTATATTTTAATATGAGTGTTCATTTTACTTAGAGAATATTGAGTATTCTTTGTTACtcagaaaatactaaatattttttaataatgtgCTCTTTTTTACTTAGACAATACAGAATATTTCAGAGTGTTCTCAGTGTAAAAATAAATCAGGATGTATGTTCTTTGTTACTTAGAGAATACCGAACATTTTCAGTGTTTCTTTGTTACCAAGACTGTGCAGCAAAGATTTATTTTAGAATGAGTGTTCCTGTGCCTCTGAGAAACGGAATATTTTGAGCATATAAGAGTTTCAGAGTGCAATTTTTCATgctattttgaaaactatttataCATTGAGTGCTTTGAAAGTGTGTTCACAGAGTCTTGAAATATGAATGTTTTTGGTCCAAAGTTCCTCTACGGGAAGAGTATTTATTTATCTGTATTGTTATTTCACCGTCACACATAATCTAGAAAAAAGGAAGTGTTTCATAGATTGTTAATGAAATCAATATTTATCTTGTTGTGAAAAAATGATATACTTATtatctggaaataaaaaaaaaagtttttgttgaaTCATTGTTAAAAATTGGTGTTTAATTGTTGCAAATACTGCAGACTGAAGCAAACTGTGTATTGCTTGCCACCATTAATACTACAAATCTGTCTGTTTCCTGTTTTAAGCAGTATCATTGGTATAGTATGTAAAGGTCATCAGTTTCTGGATATTTTACATGGTACCAACATTTTCTCTGCAAGTTATTCAAGCTAACAACATACCTAATCCATCACATGCAGAGGACAAGTGACCTGAAACTTATTCACAGCTGTCCTCCATAAACACTGCCTCATGAGGACTGAACCAGTGTCCTCTACGAACACTGCCTCAAGAGGACCGAACCAGTGTCCCTCATGAGGACTGAACCAATGTCCTCTACAAACACTGCCTCATGAGAACTGAACCAATGTCCTCTACAAACACTGCCTTATGAGGACTGAACCAGTGTCCCTCATGAGGACTGAACCAATGTCCTCTACAAACACTGCCTCATGAGAACTGAACCAATGTCCTCTACAAACACTGCCTCATGAGAACTGAACCAATGTCCTCTACAAACACTGCCTCATGAGGACTGAACCAATGTCCTCTACAAACACTGCCTTATGAGGACTGAACCAGTGTCCTCGCAACTGGCTTGTGCTGTACTTACTGAGTTAACCTACTAGTCACAGGCAGACTTCAAATCCAAATACAATCTATGACATTAGTGATCTCTTTCctttaaagtcaaaatattcaaCCTTTATGCTACAGGAAAATTAGACATGAAATGCACAGACAAAACATATCTCTCTTAAACAACAAAACATCCTGCAGACCTACTATCAGATTTAATCAATGCAATGGAACTTTGTTTGATTTCTTGCATAATACAATAGTGTTCCAACAATGGAAATTGTCTGCAAGCACTTTTGATAGATTACTGTCTGCATGAGATGAAGTATGGGCATGGCTTTAAAATAATGAGAAAGTAATTATTATATGAATATCAGCTCATTATCTATTCACATTAGACGCTTAATCCCACTTATTTACAgtaatttttacagaaatttagacattaaatatatttatctcaattaaaatgattatttaatattcaaagtttaaTTATAACTGAAATCAAATTTAAGAAGAACTAAAAATAAGCTGCACCTAAATAACAGAAATAGATAATAAttcttagtttatacataatttattttaggttgactgtgaagaaagttctacaagttatattaatcactctcgacatctcattcctgatggaatctatcgccacgagggtataagagaagaggccagtttcccttttaatgctgagcgccaagcaagggagctactggtaccacttttcctgtctttggtatgacgcgcccggggattgaacccacgacctcccgcactcgaaatggacgctctaccactaggctatcgaggctaATATTATTCTTGGTTTTATGTCAAGCCCAGGTGTAACTGCAGTTTAATATCCTACTGGAGGGCAACAATATTTATTCATAGCCTTCTGATTTTTTCCTGATTAGACAGCCAGACATGCAAATCATAACTTGTATTTCTGCAAATCCATTAGATACCTCCCCGCAACCTTCTGGCAATCAAAAATATTGTGTAAGTTCAGTGTATTTCAGTGTACTTGTCTGACACATTCTTAGTACCAATGAAATAACATTCTAGTACCAATGAAATATACTGACATTAAGATGGAAAAATTCACAGGGCACAAGGCTCAACTGGGGATTTAGGTTTGAAATACATTGGTtgtgtttaaattaaattaagcTTAACGGCAAAACCCAcaaatggaaaataataaaatgtgattcatttaaatttttggaCATTTTCTGTCTCAAAAATATCTTATTTAGTTTCAGGTTCtatgtcatttttcaacagtgttaCAGTTAAGTAACAGTATGTAACAGTTATGTAACTAACCTGtactccacaagtaactgccaatttctccacatgaatcagaggtggaggacaaaacAACTTCAgacaaatgtcttttatcaaactgttaTGGAGAACATAATGTCAAATCTGGGGATGGAAGGCACAACTCCATGATGCACAGagctgtgctctccctactgagttaaACAAGTGTCTATTTCAGTTTTGTACCTTAATATTGTGGATTATATTAAGTACACCCCTCTCCAAAGCCCCAGTTTGATGTGGGTAGGGGTCAATCTATAAAGGTGGGGTCATTATTCTTGGGGTATACAGTGCAGTATAATACTTAGATTACATGCTATACAAATCAACAGTTCAAAAACAATGTTCTTCAGAACTTTACCATACAGCGTGTAACTAAATTGATTGATCACAGAATGCAATAAATGGAATAATAgaataaattaattattcattgtAATTTGGCTTCCTTAAAACAATCAGAGCAAAAATCAGCCATCACAAAACCCCCTGACTGTAATGATATGATCACAGCTGTCATAAAACCCAGACTGCAAGGTTCTGATCACAAACTAATTATCTGCCCCGGTATTCTGAACTTTCCTCTGTTTTTCTGTGATTTTCTGTGTTATTATAAATCAACTCTAGGTAATGAGTACTATTAAGCCTTTGCACTGAAACAaccagtaaatgaaaattatatagtGTCATTATGAAGCACTGTTATGCTATGTGCCTGCTTACTTTTAAGTTAATTAGGATTTTCCCAACTAAGACTTAGTGGTCATCATGACTGGCAGAATTCCAAACATTCGCACATCCAtgtgtcaacttccccacatggattaGAGATGGCGCATGGTTTAGAGATGGCCTAATATCTTCCCAAGATTGATTAAGAGATGACCTGACAGCTTCCATATATAGATCAGTGATGATATGACAATGTCCAAAGATGGATCAGAGATAATGTGACAACTTCCCCGGATAGCCTGAAAACTTTCCTGAATGGATCAGTGACCATGTGACAAAATCTTTGCATGGATTAGTGATGATAATCGGACAGCATAATGATAATCGATTAATTGGATATAATCGGAAGGCCTTCCGAGCGATTAATCGGAAAATATTCGGAATTTCACACTGAACCTTCTGTAACTTATTAACCATTATTAGTTCACTTGACTAACTGTATTAGCATATATTTAGCAAGAGTAATGTAAtttgtgtgtgaagttttagcCCTTGTATGCAGACATTACAGTAATGTGGgtaattaaaaagtattttttatttattgaggtATAAAATCTATTTGTACATTCTATTATTGGTTCAAACTTTAATGCCCtccaattttttatttctaattttctatttataactatttcttgtttattaagtTACACATCTACAGCtgtatattaaacaagagctgtcagttgacagcttGCTGACTAttttcagtgcttgatagtataatataagctatgagtaaaactttaacattacaataagcatattctaagtcgaaaaggggccataattcagtcaaaatgcttgacagagttgcctcctcctttttacagactggggtcatgatggttaacatgtatgcaaaatatgaaagcaatatctcaatggacttctaaaatatttagggtggtatgcaaactttaacatttattctaagtcgaaaaggggccataattcagtcaaaatgcttgatagagttgcctcctcctttttacagactggggtcatgatggtaaacaagtatgcaaaatatgaaagcaatatctcaattgactttgaaaatatttagagtggtacgcaaactttaacattattttaagtcgaaaaggggccataattcagtcaaaatgcttgacagagtcgCCTCCTCCTTtctacagactggggtcatgatggttaacaagtatgcaaaatatgaaagcaatacctcaatggactttgaaaatatttggggtggtacgcaaactttaacatttgtgtgacgcccacGCTAACGCCGatgcgagtaggatagctcccctattcttcgaatagtcgagctaaaaatatctaGAAGCACAATGCTGATTGAAATTATGAAGAAAATCAACCTACATTACGAAAGTGGGCGAGGTACCATTATTTGCAGTCTTTACTGCATAATCGGCAAACGACACACCCCGTTTTTTAATTTTCGTTCGCTGCTGCACCTTTACATATCTTGTAGAATCCAAACTACTTCCACACTGGCTGTATAGCATTCC
This window of the Mercenaria mercenaria strain notata chromosome 5, MADL_Memer_1, whole genome shotgun sequence genome carries:
- the LOC123557960 gene encoding immunoglobulin domain and leucine-rich repeat-containing protein 2-like — translated: MVTVKLLWLTIITLATNLEYISTCPEQCLCQNTNLTSHVTCANQSLELIPENIPTTVTSLDLHGNNISSLTDVFQNLMQVQKIDLSFNNIKTFQPTVFKRNSHLEHLNLAGNQLSSIEDKSFQYLSQIRSLNLANNSITSLNGAIFYGLFNLEDLQLEGNQISDVSSDVLLFADTLIRLDLSNNNIRDLPHNVFVNVSALQEIELQNNLLTSINGQILFGEKSAVRSLNFSHNAIHELSNLTIPNLNDLDLSWNNLTNLSAEYFEHLENLTSLVLDGNPIRSIDTAVFEKLANLRDLSMSNMPNLFYLSKSTFLGLEMLKVLKLCYNPNLSFIHKQLFIPLQSVSIMDMSYNRISSLHNETVFGNSQLSSLDLTGNNLTCDCAIEWLILNCQSNDSVIVNSDQMKCVHQSSGQDVSIMDINLDQLHCSEVKIVNHTMDSAFRIGKPAILRCEAISNPTPEITWITPRKRVLSFHNFHELSTTDYLHLEEQVLQMASKDPDRSYYSESESRPDRIKILADGSLYIEFVMRSDGGPYKCIAKNPQNSTEIVINVTLDYSVINGVKIWSFIVGFSCAGGFFLLNLTYSLTLAAVRRCVSQRRRERIRQIMENMDQYKTAHLARIKENYNHQVGRIRDQYNYQLGRLREHHQNQVGRMGRMREGASQKVEKLKDNYNNQLGKLKDYSSSQLLQLREKYNSQVDKMKDYGNDKLEKIHEKYKLKQQHVIKLIEMMNLDSCRTVFESECVRTESMILHSGMFPPDVPLHSPSGSFSTSDSEYVTATSSESSKYSSKENINQGESEKSETESSRACPMNPYLPEHDDNHEASLLQLMDSNADSASGENDQGASCTSQSIKDKPKHRKRRHKPRRQHKIIDPTEAEMLYKYCSDNERNEAIDCDTKGVDELKTNEAKDNDTKEAKEGEPVWHTGARTVYGAHTNDDLNNSGAHSLARPSDPGPSGSRRSRKHKKGSKVERTSHTDGLEVTKQDDVSIDIDNDDDEVFYDWTIKESVV